The following coding sequences lie in one Oryza brachyantha chromosome 10, ObraRS2, whole genome shotgun sequence genomic window:
- the LOC102716252 gene encoding probable CCR4-associated factor 1 homolog 11, with the protein MGWVLIRPVTAYNLTVEMNAIRSLISYFPYITIRAEYVDVVSALGRRKNLPPPANRYKLAKAMVDGLDVFQLGITLCDHNGRLPVTVAPDGSDAESAWQVAFSDFDPGGHMESPAGVPAAAFARALLEHGIVSAENRGRLTWVAFGGLYDFGFLLKLLSSGAPLPETGEGFARMLRRYLGNVYDAKYVASRLPVAVGVDLSGGLVSVARLLGAPAVAVEEPRQAGEKSLVACEVFMRMTGLFFAYHDVAVHLGMIDGVH; encoded by the coding sequence ATGGGCTGGGTGCTCATCCGGCCGGTGACGGCGTACAACCTCACCGTCGAGATGAACGCCATCCGCTCCCTCATATCCTACTTCCCCTACATCACCATCCGCGCCGAGTACGTCGACGTCGTCTCCGCGCTCGGCCGCCGCAAGAATCTCCCTCCGCCAGCCAACCGCTACAAGCTCGCCAAGGCCATGGTGGACGGGCTCGACGTTTTCCAGCTCGGCATCACGCTCTGCGACCACAATGGCCGCCTCCCCGTGACCGTCGCGCCGGATGGCTCCGACGCCGAGTCGGCGTGGCAGGTCGCCTTCTCCGACTTCGACCCCGGCGGCCACATGGAATCGCCCGCCGGCGTccccgcggcggcgttcgCTCGCGCGCTGTTGGAGCACGGCATCGTGTCCGCGGAGAACCGCGGCCGGCTCACCTGGGTCGCGTTCGGCGGCCTCTACGACTTCGGCTTCCTCCTCAAGCTCCTCTCCAGCGGAGCGCCGCTGCCGGAGACGGGGGAGGGGTTCGCGCGGATGCTGCGCCGGTACCTCGGAAACGTGTACGACGCCAAGTACGTGGCGTCGCGGCTGCCGGTGGCGGTGGGTGTCGACCTGAGCGGCGGGCTGGTGAGCGTGGCGAGGCTCCTgggcgcgccggcggtggcggtggaggagccCCGGCAGGCTGGCGAGAAGAGCCTGGTGGCGTGTGAGGTGTTCATGCGGATGACGGGCCTCTTCTTCGCCTACCACGACGTCGCCGTGCATCTCGGAATGATCGACGGCGTGCACTGA